From one Candidatus Hydrogenedentota bacterium genomic stretch:
- a CDS encoding MarR family transcriptional regulator produces the protein MSQLQFEIKQTKAFSSAAEEALLNLQRTADHIQIAFTRLFREYGITSQQYNVLRILRGAGEPLPILEIGDRMVTVVPAITGLIDRLEKQGLVRRTRSEEDRRVVSVTILGQGLKLLGDLDKPLSKLNKQLLDHMEEAELKNLIVLLEKMRSHCPSCQEKG, from the coding sequence ATGAGCCAACTCCAGTTCGAGATTAAGCAAACCAAGGCCTTCTCCTCCGCCGCCGAGGAAGCCCTGCTCAACCTGCAGCGGACGGCCGATCATATCCAGATCGCCTTCACCCGGCTGTTTCGCGAGTATGGCATCACGTCGCAGCAGTACAACGTGCTGCGGATCCTCCGGGGCGCGGGTGAACCCTTGCCCATTCTCGAGATTGGTGATCGCATGGTGACGGTGGTCCCGGCGATTACGGGGCTGATAGACCGGCTCGAAAAGCAGGGCCTGGTGCGGCGCACGCGCTCGGAGGAAGATCGCCGGGTGGTCAGTGTGACGATCCTGGGTCAGGGCCTCAAGCTTCTAGGCGATCTGGACAAGCCCCTGTCGAAATTGAACAAGCAGTTGCTCGACCATATGGAGGAAGCAGAGCTGAAGAACCTGATTGTGCTCCTGGAAAAGATGCGCTCCCACTGCCCATCCTGCCAGGAAAAGGGCTGA
- a CDS encoding DoxX family protein, translated as MPNSNQQHTRRTTMKNTQTTTNIALLALRLILATVFIFHGSQKLFGWFGGYGVTATGQYMESIGIPFGTVSAFLAGSTEFFGGMLLLVGVLVHFVTIPMVFTMLVASFVAHGGGFNAQAGGMEYALTLAVVLASLGLLGGGDWTLEHFIRKPAAIQVASRSTTQA; from the coding sequence ATGCCAAACAGCAACCAACAACACACAAGAAGAACCACAATGAAAAACACCCAAACCACCACAAACATCGCTCTGCTTGCCCTCCGCCTCATCCTCGCCACTGTGTTCATCTTCCACGGAAGCCAGAAGCTCTTCGGCTGGTTCGGCGGCTATGGCGTGACGGCCACGGGCCAGTATATGGAGAGCATCGGCATCCCCTTCGGCACCGTAAGCGCCTTTCTGGCCGGATCGACGGAGTTTTTTGGCGGTATGCTTCTTCTTGTGGGTGTTCTTGTCCACTTCGTAACGATCCCCATGGTCTTCACCATGCTCGTGGCCAGTTTCGTGGCCCACGGCGGCGGGTTTAATGCTCAGGCGGGTGGTATGGAGTATGCTCTGACCCTCGCGGTGGTCCTCGCCAGCCTCGGCCTCCTCGGCGGCGGCGACTGGACGCTGGAGCATTTCATTCGTAAGCCGGCTGCGATTCAGGTTGCCAGCCGCAGCACGACGCAAGCCTAA
- a CDS encoding sigma-70 family RNA polymerase sigma factor — protein MAVNATDDGAVIREVLSGRTDAFRSLVERYFATVRLVALAKTGNVADAEDVAQETFIKAYETLGVLRNRERLAPWLVAIARNRAISLVRRRERERRNAEACPIDPLVHPDHERRETLDAVARQVEALPENLREVVLLHYFEGLKCREIGERLDLNTNAVVKRLARGRDLLGDRLLREWGGGEREQTATGIYRVMGAIVLLPRPDWGAQLASMGGAGTEALNVGGLAAAIFEPTKALKLITSAAAVALVALYTTPNQGDRVRDTTVSGANTAPVEEKSVVATAKAVAGNLIERTFRGAENDPATIEIPPPPPMAEVGFVSGVVVNADGEPIRDVTVSVTGGKSRGIAATNPNGNFRINVSKPVPTIQAGRMSKYVTLSCSMPGYVSRTVDSVRLGTSDVQVILMRPALLSGRVVDAETDAPIPEFSLRLDGPGPMRNPDTGMPINSVWQDFESVSGEFQIEGQYGAGKLDVIASGYLGSSVATGLYQGEASEGVVIALEPGGQVGGVVYDERTRGADRERMGAPSVRYGGSASQNVRCKDEGRWLVHPDGPSGLHRLGVARGCDGLCPGSLAGVRHEHKWAVGCLSWSRRVRARSRDVSGRTTTRQRQSTPGRRLLFCSDRPQHRLCTTRWHLRDDGAGRGPVSSVCILLDGRRSISTILRVQTIEHIRRRRK, from the coding sequence GTGGCGGTGAACGCAACAGACGACGGCGCGGTAATTCGGGAGGTGCTCTCGGGGCGGACGGACGCCTTTCGTTCCCTGGTGGAGCGCTATTTTGCCACGGTGCGGCTCGTAGCCCTGGCGAAAACGGGGAATGTGGCCGACGCGGAAGATGTGGCCCAGGAGACCTTCATCAAGGCCTATGAGACCCTGGGCGTGCTGCGCAATCGCGAGCGCCTCGCGCCGTGGCTCGTGGCTATCGCGCGGAACCGCGCCATATCGCTCGTGCGCCGACGCGAGCGGGAGCGGCGGAATGCCGAGGCCTGTCCAATCGATCCGCTGGTCCATCCCGATCACGAACGGCGCGAAACCCTCGACGCCGTGGCGCGGCAGGTGGAGGCCCTGCCGGAAAATCTTCGCGAGGTGGTATTGCTTCACTACTTCGAGGGACTGAAATGTCGCGAGATCGGTGAGCGCCTGGATCTGAACACGAACGCCGTCGTGAAGCGCCTCGCACGCGGGCGTGATCTACTGGGCGACCGCCTGCTGCGCGAGTGGGGTGGAGGGGAGCGCGAGCAGACCGCTACGGGCATATACCGGGTCATGGGCGCGATCGTGTTATTGCCCCGGCCAGATTGGGGGGCGCAATTGGCCAGCATGGGTGGCGCGGGCACGGAGGCGCTGAATGTTGGTGGACTGGCTGCGGCGATTTTTGAACCTACCAAGGCCTTGAAATTGATTACATCGGCGGCGGCCGTGGCCCTGGTCGCGCTTTATACCACCCCCAATCAAGGCGACCGTGTTCGCGATACTACCGTATCAGGGGCGAATACGGCCCCGGTCGAAGAGAAGAGCGTGGTCGCCACCGCCAAGGCAGTGGCGGGGAACTTGATCGAGCGAACTTTTAGAGGAGCGGAAAATGATCCGGCCACCATTGAGATCCCTCCGCCGCCGCCCATGGCCGAAGTGGGTTTTGTATCCGGCGTGGTGGTGAATGCCGACGGCGAGCCGATACGAGACGTGACGGTCTCGGTAACTGGCGGCAAGAGCCGGGGGATAGCGGCGACCAATCCCAACGGTAACTTTCGCATCAACGTGAGCAAACCCGTACCGACAATTCAAGCGGGGAGAATGTCGAAGTATGTCACGCTTTCTTGCAGCATGCCGGGCTACGTGTCTCGCACCGTAGATAGCGTCCGGCTGGGTACGTCGGATGTCCAAGTGATATTAATGCGTCCCGCGCTACTTTCTGGGCGGGTGGTCGATGCGGAGACGGACGCGCCCATACCAGAATTCTCGCTGCGGTTAGATGGTCCCGGACCGATGCGCAATCCTGATACCGGCATGCCCATCAATTCTGTGTGGCAAGACTTCGAGTCCGTTTCGGGCGAGTTCCAGATTGAAGGGCAGTACGGAGCCGGTAAGCTGGACGTAATTGCGTCAGGTTATTTGGGGAGCAGCGTCGCGACCGGGTTGTATCAGGGGGAGGCGTCCGAAGGAGTCGTCATTGCACTCGAACCCGGTGGGCAGGTGGGCGGTGTTGTCTATGATGAGCGGACAAGGGGAGCCGATCGCGAACGCATGGGTGCGCCTTCCGTCAGATATGGTGGAAGTGCCTCGCAAAACGTTCGCTGTAAGGACGAAGGACGATGGCTCGTTCACCCTGACGGACCTTCCGGCCTACACCGACTTGGTGTTGCACGTGGATGCGATGGGCTATGCCCGGGAAGCCTTGCAGGTGTCCGTCACGAGCACAAATGGGCCGTTGGCTGTTTATCTTGGTCGAGGCGCGTCCGTGCGCGGTCGCGTGACGTATCAGGGAGGACCACCACCCGGCAGCGACAAAGTACGCCCGGAAGACGGCTACTGTTCTGTTCGGATAGGCCACAACACCGTTTATGTACGACCCGATGGCACCTACGAGATGACGGGGCTGGAAGGGGGCCAGTATCTAGCGTGTGCATACTTCTGGACGGACGAAGGTCGATTTCAACAATCCTCCGTGTACAAACGATTGAACATATACGACGGCGGCGCAAATAA
- the mgtE gene encoding magnesium transporter — protein sequence MIEHYSDPADTQEQLEAVVDGGDAEALEELLDSMPSGELAYALSRLSDEDQTKVLTTLSTEDAAGIIEQLSHAQAVDLIEQLAPDLAAGILDELPSAEQADIISEMSENSAEAVLAHMDPEEAANARELIQYDSDEAGGIMVKEYLAYPMDATVKDVVDDLCERGEEYRDYDIQYSYIVDGDGRVKGVLRMHSLLMAKRTTPIETIMIKNPVFVHDTMSLDELAEFFDQHHYLGVPVVDENERLIGVVQQRAVQEAVSEKHDDDYLKSQGIVGGEEFRTMPLMRRTSRRLSWLSINIVLNLGAAGVIALFQDTLSAVIALAVFLPIISDMSGCSGSQAVAVSVRELSLGLVRHTELMRVWLKEVSVGVVNGVILGALVGLIALIWKGQPYLGLVAGAALCLNTIVAVSFGGLLPLVLKRFDTDPAIASGPILTTITDMCGFFLVLGMATMMLDKLV from the coding sequence ATGATCGAACACTACAGCGACCCCGCAGATACCCAGGAGCAGTTGGAAGCCGTTGTCGATGGCGGCGATGCCGAGGCCCTGGAGGAATTGCTGGACAGCATGCCGTCCGGTGAGTTGGCCTATGCGCTATCGCGCCTGAGCGACGAAGACCAGACGAAGGTGCTGACGACCCTCTCCACGGAGGATGCTGCGGGTATCATCGAGCAGTTGTCCCATGCGCAGGCCGTGGATCTGATCGAGCAACTCGCGCCGGACCTGGCGGCGGGCATTCTGGATGAGCTGCCAAGCGCGGAGCAGGCGGACATCATCTCGGAGATGAGTGAGAACAGCGCCGAAGCTGTTCTTGCCCATATGGATCCGGAGGAGGCCGCGAACGCCCGGGAACTGATCCAGTACGACAGCGACGAAGCCGGCGGCATCATGGTGAAGGAATACCTGGCCTATCCCATGGACGCGACGGTGAAGGATGTGGTGGACGATCTCTGCGAGCGGGGCGAAGAATACCGGGACTACGACATCCAGTATTCGTACATCGTTGATGGTGACGGTCGCGTCAAGGGGGTCCTGCGCATGCACAGCCTGCTCATGGCCAAGCGCACCACGCCCATCGAAACGATCATGATCAAGAACCCGGTATTCGTCCACGACACGATGAGCCTGGATGAACTGGCGGAGTTCTTTGACCAGCACCACTATCTCGGCGTTCCCGTGGTCGACGAAAACGAGCGGCTCATCGGCGTGGTGCAGCAGCGCGCCGTGCAGGAGGCGGTGTCGGAGAAGCACGACGACGACTACCTCAAGTCCCAGGGTATCGTGGGAGGCGAAGAATTCCGAACGATGCCCCTGATGCGCCGCACGTCCCGGCGGCTCTCCTGGCTGAGCATCAACATCGTCCTCAATCTGGGTGCGGCCGGTGTCATTGCCCTGTTTCAGGATACCCTTTCGGCGGTGATCGCGCTGGCGGTCTTCCTGCCGATTATCAGCGACATGAGCGGCTGCAGCGGTAGCCAGGCGGTGGCCGTGAGCGTGCGCGAACTCTCCCTCGGCCTCGTGCGCCACACGGAGTTGATGCGCGTGTGGCTGAAGGAAGTCTCGGTGGGTGTCGTGAATGGCGTGATTCTCGGCGCGCTGGTGGGGCTTATCGCCCTGATCTGGAAGGGACAGCCCTACCTCGGCCTCGTGGCGGGCGCGGCGCTCTGCCTGAACACCATCGTCGCCGTAAGCTTCGGCGGTTTGCTGCCCCTGGTGCTCAAGCGCTTTGACACGGATCCTGCCATCGCGTCCGGACCGATTCTCACGACGATCACAGATATGTGTGGCTTCTTCCTCGTGCTGGGCATGGCCACGATGATGTTGGATAAACTGGTGTAG
- a CDS encoding PD40 domain-containing protein, translating to MPPTSITRRAFLASSASALALAASASPSEPGLIGYTEYRTNLPTRYDNMITARACMVRADGTGREKIALELVNEPYAWTQFAGWSPDRTQAILGRGWETPENAAWEEEHKDFRMTEGWLYDMYTYDMTSKTLTNLTAVERVSDYNTGIIFVPNSDKLTFTALIKGVSHPYSMDRDGRNKKDMTDGDAAFTYGLSPSPDGARVAYHKDYQIYVADADGANARKIETGNSFNFVPQWSPDGSWLMFVSGEHYNCHPHLARPDGTELHKLADRGGFSGVTPVYDVFDFHGGSSDVPVWAPDGKGIFYTCQHGESVELMYVTLDGTITRITESAPKVTHYHPKPSPNGKWLAFGATRTGTRQLYVMPIGGGEAKMITSVPEGHGAMWASWQP from the coding sequence ATGCCGCCAACCTCGATCACCCGACGCGCTTTCCTGGCAAGCAGCGCCAGTGCCCTCGCCCTGGCCGCGTCAGCCAGCCCGTCCGAACCCGGTTTGATCGGCTACACCGAATACCGCACCAACCTCCCCACGCGCTACGACAATATGATCACGGCGCGGGCGTGCATGGTGCGCGCTGACGGCACCGGCCGCGAGAAAATCGCGCTTGAGTTGGTGAATGAGCCTTACGCCTGGACCCAATTCGCGGGATGGTCGCCGGACCGGACCCAGGCCATTCTCGGTCGCGGCTGGGAAACGCCGGAGAACGCCGCGTGGGAGGAGGAGCACAAGGACTTCCGCATGACAGAAGGCTGGCTCTACGACATGTACACCTATGACATGACCTCGAAGACCCTGACCAATCTCACGGCGGTGGAGCGGGTAAGCGATTACAATACGGGCATCATCTTCGTGCCCAACAGCGACAAGCTCACCTTCACCGCGTTGATCAAGGGCGTGTCCCACCCCTACTCCATGGATCGCGATGGCCGGAACAAGAAGGACATGACCGACGGCGATGCGGCCTTCACCTACGGACTGAGTCCCTCACCCGACGGCGCACGCGTGGCCTACCACAAGGACTACCAGATCTACGTGGCCGATGCCGATGGCGCGAACGCGCGCAAGATCGAAACGGGTAATTCCTTCAACTTCGTGCCCCAATGGTCCCCCGATGGGTCGTGGCTCATGTTTGTTTCCGGCGAGCACTACAACTGCCACCCCCACCTCGCGCGACCCGACGGCACGGAATTACACAAACTCGCGGATCGCGGCGGCTTCTCCGGCGTAACACCGGTCTATGACGTATTCGATTTTCACGGCGGCAGCAGCGACGTGCCCGTGTGGGCTCCCGATGGCAAGGGCATTTTCTATACCTGCCAGCACGGCGAATCTGTGGAGCTGATGTACGTCACCCTGGACGGCACGATCACACGCATCACGGAATCCGCCCCGAAAGTCACCCACTACCACCCCAAGCCCTCACCCAACGGGAAGTGGCTGGCTTTTGGCGCCACGCGCACCGGCACGCGCCAGCTCTACGTGATGCCGATTGGCGGGGGTGAGGCGAAGATGATCACGAGCGTTCCCGAGGGCCATGGTGCGATGTGGGCGAGCTGGCAGCCGTAG